The following proteins are encoded in a genomic region of Marasmius oreades isolate 03SP1 chromosome 10, whole genome shotgun sequence:
- a CDS encoding uncharacterized protein (MEROPS:MER0003541), producing MRSRIFLPLLLSTSVLASPSPVGQAVLGNLASEWDRVKQSTTHFLSDAQKSILNDKSDMERWSHEGKQYIKQNELLYELVSHPLFNNHQLRVTEPRLCDPDVKQYSGYLDISETKHLFFWFFEAREAPEKAPLLLWLNGGPGCSSSTGLLFELGPCSIANQGHNTTYNPYSWNKHANIIFLDQPVQVGYSYDEDGDTVSTSPAAGQDVTAFLQLFLDRYPKYSTQPFHLAAESYGGTYGPNIATVIHKKNQELLLAPNPYLKHINLASVILANGLTDPKIQYGSIPDYVCGGPYPVYPDPEDPQCAALRTKIPTCQRLIESCYKYNSRLTCVPAVLYCNSQIMGPLIQTGLNPYDVRKKCDRARDGDLCYKQMGWIDVWMNDLKNKVPLGANPQKTFQSCNMDVNKAFTLQGDGMHNSALLLPDLIADGVRLLVYAGNADMMCNYMGNELWVEALDTPFKAEFASAMALPWIDSADGRQAGGVRSAGGGGFTAGNITFVEVYEAGHMVPYDQPSAALDLITRWLSNTPLS from the exons ATGAGGTCGCGGATCTTCCTCCCTTTACTACTATCTACTTCTGTTTTAGCTTCACCAAGCCCTGTCGGACAAGCTGTTCTAGGAAATCTTGCATCTGAGTGGGATCGGGTCAAGCAGTCGACCACTCACTTCTTGAGCGATGCGCAGAAGTCAATCCTAAACGACAAGAGTGACATGGAGAGGTGGTCTCATGAAGGGAAGCAATATATCAAACAGAATGAATTACTCT ACGAACTTGTATCACACCCCCTGTTCAACAATCACCAATTACGTGTCACAGAGCCCAGGTTGTGCGACCCAGATGTTAAGCAGTACTCTGGATATCTCGATATCTCGGAAACCAAGCACCTTTTCTTCTG GTTCTTTGAAGCACGAGAAGCACCTGAGAAAGCACCTCTACTTCTTTGGTTGAATGGTGGGCCAGGCTGCAGCTCGTCGACCGGTCTTCTTTTCGAGTTGGGACCTTGCAGTATCGCCAACCAAGGTCACAACACCACTTACAATCCCTACAGTTGGAACAAGCACGCGAACATCATTTTCCTAGATCAGCCTGTTCAAGTCGGTTATTCATACGACGAGGATGGTGACACCGTCAGTACTAGCCCTGCCGCAGGACAAGACGTGACCGCCTTCCTTCAACTCTTCCTGGACCGGTACCCGAAATACTCTACCCAGCCATTCCACCTCGCTGCGGAGAGTTACGGAGGCACCTATGGTCCGAATATTGCAACCGTCATTCACAAGAAGAACCAAGAACTTTTGTTGGCTCCCAACCCGTATCTGAAGCACATCAACCTTGCGTCAGTCATCTTGGCGAACGGCCTGACAGACCCGAAGATTCAGTATGGTTCAATACCAGATTACGTCTGTGGAGGGCCCTACCCTGTGTATCCTGATCCTGAGGACCCCCAGTGCGCTGCATTACGAACGAAGATACCGACATGTCAACGGCTTATCGAATCTTGCTATAAATACAACTCCAGACTCACCTGCGTACCAGCTGTGTTGTATTGCAACTCGCAAATCATGGGACCGTTAATTC AAACGGGGCTTAACCCATACGACGTTCGGAAGAAGTGTGATCGAGCTAGGGACGGTGATCTTTGTTATAAGCAAATGGGATGGATCGATGTCTGGATGAATGACCTAAAGAACAAGGTCCCACTGGGAGCTAACCCCCAGAAGACGTTCCAATCATGCAACATGGATGTAAACAAAGCTTTCACTTTACAAGGCGACGGTATGCACAACAGCGCTTTGTTACTTCCCGACTTAATCGCAGACGGTGTTCGTCTGCTTGTTTACGCTGGAAATGCCG ATATGATGTGTAACTATATG GGTAACGAACTTTGGGTGGAAGCTCTCGACACGCCGTTCAAGGCAGAGTTTGCCAGTGCCATGGCCCTCCCATGGATTGATTCCGCCGACGGTCGCCAGGCAGGTGGTGTTCGGAGTGCTGGTGGAGGCGGTTTCACCGCAGGCAACATCACTTTCGTCGAGGTCTATGAGGCGGG CCATATGGTCCCGTATGATCAACCTTCTGCCGCTTTG GATCTCATCACTCGCTGGCTCAGCAATACACCTTTGAGTTAA
- a CDS encoding uncharacterized protein (MEROPS:MER0017193) encodes MVAITGPLHCLSYALLILPPLLLTGYFLISFPHPPESLQIHPGLGSLPRESKSWSIYPEDFYEGGNYVRLPFGKVRYWLFGPENGQKIVLIHGLSIPGFVWHDVAPGLAKRGLRVMVYDLYGRGYSDAPQTTYDTRLYITQLALLMQYVKWDKAVVAGLSMGGAIAAAFTANFPHLVEDRAIIISSAGLIQSSDLPRTAKVISLPVVQAISSSLIAQKFIKYRMNSPNDPSLPVNPLHEIVRLQSAHLPGYNGALSSSLRDGPIRGEEKSFKDGVWRGRRLLIIHGTADNTVPYRYASIIQSLLPVASEVDGQKLAGCYSKIVTIDGGGHDLTHSHSQEVTEEIAKWVKASS; translated from the exons ATGGTGGCCATAACGGGTCCTCTTCACTGCCTGTCTTACGCTCTCCTGATCCTTCCACCTCTCTTATTGACTGGCTACTTCTTAATTTCGTTCCCTCATCCGCCAGAATCACTTCAAATACACCCAGGCTTGGGGTCTTTACCGAGAGAGAGCAAATCCTGGAGTATCTATCCTGAAGATTTCTATGAAGGAGGCAATTATGTGCGGTTACCGTTTGGGAAG GTGCGATATTGGCTGTTCGGACCTGAAAATGGCCAGAAG ATTGTGTTGATACACGGGCTTTCAATACCTGGATTTGTTTGGCACGATGTTGCACCGGGGCTAGCTAAGAGAGGGCTACGCGTAATGGTGTATG ACTTATACGGGCGTGGATACTCAGACGCGCCACAGACAACGTATGACACGCGGTTGTATATCACACAACTTGCACTTTTGATGCAGTACGTAAAGTGGGATAAGGCGGTGGTTGCGGGTTTATCTATG GGGGGAGCTATAGCAGCCGCCTTCACAGCAAATTTTCCTCACCTCGTCGAAGATCGGGCAATCATAATATCATCTGCTGGACTTATTCAG TCATCCGACCTCCCTCGAACCGCGAAAGTCATCTCTCTGCCTGTAGTTCAAGCTATTTCATCCAGCCTAATTGCGCAG AAATTCATAAAATATCGTATGAACTCCCCCAACGATCCAAGTTTACCTGTCAACCCGCTTCATGAG atcgttcgCCTGCAGTCCGCTCATCTACCTGGATACAATGGTGCACTATCCTCCTCTCTTAGGGACGGACCTATTCGTGGCGAAGAAAAAAGTTTCAAGGATGGCGTCTGGAGAGGTCGTCGGCTGCTTATCATCCAT GGTACTGCCGACAATACAGTCCCATACAGATATGCATCGATTATTCAGTCCCTGCTCCCTGTTGCGTCTGAGGTCGATGGCCAGAAGCTCGCGGGTTGTTACTCAAAGATCGTCACCATTGACGGTGGCGGTCATGACTTAACACATAGTCATTCTCAAGAGGTGACTGAAGAGATAGCAAAGTGGGTCAAGGCTTCCTCGTAG